The Azospirillum baldaniorum genome window below encodes:
- a CDS encoding helix-turn-helix transcriptional regulator, protein MLEPAIRLLDTAAMLTAGQIRAARAWLGWKQAELAEASGVALQTVKFIEQGRTEDPRSSSLDKIEAAFRTHGLEFFDGNSPLPPGGPGVRLRDASPDTKGGEP, encoded by the coding sequence ATGCTTGAACCTGCGATACGGCTTCTTGATACTGCCGCCATGCTGACGGCAGGACAGATACGCGCCGCGCGGGCGTGGCTCGGATGGAAGCAGGCCGAATTGGCCGAGGCTTCTGGGGTGGCTTTGCAAACGGTGAAGTTCATCGAGCAAGGTCGAACGGAGGATCCGAGGAGCAGTTCGCTCGACAAGATCGAGGCGGCTTTCCGAACGCACGGCCTCGAGTTCTTCGACGGCAACTCCCCACTCCCGCCCGGCGGCCCCGGCGTCCGCCTCCGTGATGCCTCCCCGGACACGAAAGGAGGGGAGCCATGA
- a CDS encoding baseplate J/gp47 family protein has translation MTTYPLPTLAATVSASGITAPAYVDIYASLQASFQAIYGSDSYIAPDSQDGQMLAIFARAIHDSNSAAIAAYNNFSPATAQGTGLSYAVKINGISRIGATNSVAVVTITGQAGTVISNGLIGDDQSLGTQWALQATVTIPPEGEVTTAATCTTAGAVAAEADTLTRILNPQRGWQAVTNAAAASLGRAVESDAALRQRQAQSTSLAAVTPLAALYGQIANAAGVTRLRLYENDTGTTDGNGIPGHTVCAVVEGGAPALIAQAIAVKKAPGTGTYGDTSVLVTDPSGVPVTIRYSTLAYTDIYATVTITPLAGYTSAIGGYIVAALVQEINSTTIGAPVTYGRLWSAANLTGTAAIAAVSAASGAAQTQAQLDALSATYDVTAITVGTAPDPSGSANVPVPFDSVAQTETDQIVLTVE, from the coding sequence ATGACGACCTATCCCCTCCCGACGCTGGCCGCGACGGTCAGCGCCAGCGGCATCACCGCGCCCGCCTACGTGGACATCTACGCCAGCCTGCAGGCCAGCTTTCAGGCCATCTACGGCAGCGACTCCTACATCGCGCCAGACAGCCAGGATGGCCAGATGTTGGCGATCTTTGCCCGCGCGATCCACGACTCCAACAGCGCCGCGATCGCGGCCTACAACAACTTCAGCCCGGCCACCGCGCAGGGAACCGGGCTGTCATATGCCGTGAAGATCAACGGCATCAGCCGGATCGGCGCGACCAACAGCGTCGCCGTGGTGACGATCACCGGGCAGGCCGGGACCGTCATCAGCAACGGCCTGATCGGCGATGACCAGAGCCTCGGCACGCAATGGGCGCTCCAGGCCACCGTGACCATCCCGCCCGAAGGCGAGGTGACGACTGCGGCGACCTGCACGACCGCTGGAGCGGTGGCGGCGGAGGCCGACACGCTGACCCGCATCCTCAACCCGCAGCGCGGCTGGCAGGCTGTGACCAACGCCGCGGCGGCTTCCCTGGGGCGCGCGGTGGAGTCCGATGCGGCCCTGCGGCAGCGGCAGGCGCAATCCACGTCACTCGCCGCCGTGACGCCGCTCGCCGCGCTCTATGGGCAGATTGCCAACGCCGCAGGCGTGACGCGCCTGCGGCTCTATGAGAACGACACCGGCACGACCGACGGGAACGGCATCCCCGGCCACACCGTCTGCGCGGTGGTCGAGGGGGGCGCCCCGGCGCTGATCGCCCAGGCCATCGCCGTGAAGAAGGCGCCCGGCACCGGGACCTACGGCGACACGAGCGTTCTGGTCACCGACCCGTCCGGCGTGCCCGTCACGATCCGGTACAGCACTCTGGCCTACACGGACATCTACGCCACGGTCACGATCACGCCGCTCGCGGGATACACGTCAGCGATCGGCGGCTACATCGTGGCGGCGCTGGTGCAGGAGATCAACAGCACCACCATCGGCGCGCCGGTCACGTATGGGCGCCTCTGGTCGGCGGCGAACCTGACCGGCACCGCGGCTATCGCGGCGGTATCCGCCGCATCGGGCGCCGCTCAGACGCAAGCTCAACTCGACGCGCTCAGCGCCACGTACGACGTGACGGCGATCACGGTCGGCACGGCCCCCGACCCGTCCGGGTCGGCCAATGTTCCGGTCCCCTTCGACTCCGTCGCGCAGACCGAAACGGACCAGATCGTCCTGACCGTGGAGTGA
- a CDS encoding DUF2612 domain-containing protein, translating to MNEEFQTAAADSGLAIQGAINRLGLYIGSPDIYPGLPVQEPVVPAPAGRPIALAQQAALDAVAAAIAGVAALLVDMVGDPAVTPYEVPGLSLPGADVATYLGLITSEHASQPLYRAALTALLKPLSDGQGSFAGLADRFDLDRAVGDQLDTIGLWVGASRRLTVPLTGVYFSFDTAGVGFDQGSWWAVGDPTGYLTVLPDDGYRTLIRARIAANAWDGTIPGAYAVWDIAFAGTGYSVLIQDNQNMTMDFALLGPSPDAVTLALFTGGYLNVRPAGVAVNAYWTQSVPDTPYFGFDAADSGIAGFDVGAWGLPTSP from the coding sequence ATGAACGAGGAATTCCAGACCGCCGCGGCCGACTCCGGGCTGGCGATCCAGGGGGCGATCAACCGCCTCGGCCTCTACATCGGCTCCCCCGACATCTACCCTGGCCTGCCGGTTCAGGAGCCCGTGGTTCCGGCCCCCGCCGGTCGGCCCATCGCCCTCGCGCAGCAGGCCGCCCTGGACGCTGTGGCGGCGGCAATCGCGGGCGTTGCCGCGTTGCTGGTCGACATGGTCGGCGACCCCGCGGTGACACCCTACGAGGTGCCGGGCCTCTCCCTGCCCGGCGCCGACGTGGCGACCTATCTCGGCCTCATCACGAGCGAGCACGCCAGCCAACCCCTATACCGCGCAGCGCTGACGGCGCTGCTCAAGCCGCTCTCGGACGGGCAGGGAAGCTTCGCCGGGCTGGCTGACCGCTTCGACCTTGATCGCGCCGTGGGCGACCAGCTCGACACCATCGGGCTTTGGGTGGGGGCAAGCCGGCGACTGACCGTGCCGCTGACCGGCGTCTACTTCAGCTTCGACACCGCGGGCGTCGGCTTCGACCAGGGCTCCTGGTGGGCTGTCGGCGATCCGACAGGGTACCTCACCGTCCTGCCGGACGACGGGTACCGGACGCTGATCCGCGCGCGCATCGCCGCGAATGCCTGGGACGGCACCATTCCCGGTGCCTATGCGGTCTGGGACATCGCCTTCGCCGGCACCGGGTACTCGGTCCTGATCCAAGACAACCAGAACATGACGATGGATTTCGCACTGCTCGGGCCGTCGCCCGACGCGGTGACGCTGGCCCTTTTCACGGGCGGCTACCTCAACGTCCGGCCGGCCGGCGTGGCGGTCAACGCCTACTGGACCCAATCCGTCCCGGACACCCCCTATTTCGGCTTCGACGCCGCCGACTCCGGCATCGCCGGGTTCGACGTGGGCGCCTGGGGCCTCCCCACTTCTCCTTGA
- a CDS encoding DUF4942 domain-containing protein: MNFAVVAASSQSQRGPAMIEAHRTDIIRKGSADEIVAKRDRALELYRRGVELLAEAAKVHKEVGATDYTNLRHVLVRETYSIEHGETDGAVNAMRRNLDGAVWNHIMNALGLINLMDAQEVKAFREQNEKDPAEVTRDNLVATFSRLTAESEVTFKRGVINLFMALDRSFASNPAYRLGDKLIMSGALSEYGGWNHWSNSQDQMRDLDRIFQIVDGQPTKDHRGDAAAMVAQTTRQSLGNTLETEYFSIKTFKNRNLHVKFKRPDLVAKVNRIIAEHFGEVLAHATRKPRRRAA, translated from the coding sequence ATGAACTTCGCGGTCGTCGCCGCATCTAGCCAATCCCAGAGAGGGCCAGCCATGATCGAAGCGCACCGCACCGACATCATCCGTAAGGGCAGCGCCGACGAGATCGTGGCGAAGCGTGACCGGGCGCTGGAGCTTTACCGGCGGGGCGTCGAACTGCTGGCGGAAGCGGCGAAGGTCCACAAGGAGGTCGGCGCGACCGACTACACGAACCTGCGGCACGTCCTGGTTCGCGAGACCTACAGCATTGAGCACGGCGAGACTGACGGAGCCGTGAACGCGATGCGCCGGAACCTCGACGGCGCGGTGTGGAACCACATCATGAACGCCCTTGGCCTCATCAACCTGATGGATGCGCAGGAGGTGAAGGCTTTCCGTGAGCAGAACGAGAAGGACCCGGCGGAAGTGACGCGGGACAACCTCGTCGCCACATTCTCCCGGCTGACGGCGGAGAGCGAGGTGACATTCAAGCGCGGCGTCATCAACCTGTTCATGGCGCTGGACCGCTCGTTCGCCAGCAACCCCGCTTACCGCCTTGGCGACAAGCTCATCATGTCCGGGGCGCTGTCCGAGTATGGCGGCTGGAACCATTGGAGCAACAGCCAAGACCAAATGCGGGACCTTGATAGGATTTTCCAGATCGTAGACGGCCAGCCGACCAAGGATCATCGCGGAGACGCTGCCGCCATGGTGGCGCAGACCACCCGCCAAAGCTTGGGCAACACGCTGGAGACGGAATACTTCTCCATCAAGACGTTCAAGAACCGGAACCTGCACGTCAAGTTCAAGCGCCCCGATCTGGTCGCCAAGGTCAACCGGATCATTGCCGAGCATTTCGGCGAAGTGCTGGCGCACGCGACGCGGAAACCGCGCCGTCGCGCCGCCTGA
- a CDS encoding lysozyme: protein MKPIHPDALALARNAEGLYLNAYLCPAGVPTIGYGHTAGVKMGQRITASQAENFLLEDMAAAAAQVDKLVKVPLTDRQRGALASFVFNLGAGALGSSTLLRRLNQRDYAGAAAEFPKWVYATVNGVKTQLPGLVKRRAAEVKLFEKG from the coding sequence ATGAAGCCCATCCACCCTGACGCCCTGGCCCTCGCGCGCAACGCCGAAGGCCTGTACCTCAACGCCTACCTGTGTCCTGCCGGGGTCCCAACCATCGGCTACGGCCACACCGCGGGCGTGAAGATGGGGCAGCGGATCACCGCCTCTCAGGCCGAAAACTTCCTGCTGGAGGATATGGCCGCAGCGGCGGCGCAGGTCGACAAGCTCGTGAAGGTGCCGCTCACCGATCGGCAGCGCGGCGCCCTGGCGAGCTTCGTTTTCAACCTGGGGGCCGGTGCGCTGGGCAGCTCGACGCTGCTCCGTCGGCTGAACCAGCGCGACTATGCCGGTGCGGCGGCCGAGTTCCCAAAGTGGGTCTACGCAACGGTGAATGGCGTCAAGACGCAATTGCCGGGGCTGGTGAAGCGCCGCGCCGCTGAGGTGAAGCTGTTCGAGAAGGGGTGA